One genomic segment of Synchiropus splendidus isolate RoL2022-P1 chromosome 16, RoL_Sspl_1.0, whole genome shotgun sequence includes these proteins:
- the LOC128747152 gene encoding TLE family member 5-like — protein MMFPPSRHSASAQSSQPLKFTTSDSCDRIKDEFQFLQAQYHSLKLECDKLASEKSEMQRHYIMYYEMSYGLNIEMHKQAEIVKRLNGICAQVLPYLSQEHQQQVMGAIERAKQVTPPEMNSIIRQQLQVQHLSQLQGLALPVAPLPLGLTPPTMPAVSSSSGLLSLSSILANYSHGQAQAAKEDKAREAAERAPRGEDGDKSD, from the exons ATGATGTTTCCTCCATCGAGACACTCG GCATCTGCTCAGTCCAGCCAACCTCTGAAGTTCACCACCTCCGACTCCTGTGACCGCATCAAGGATGAGTTCCAGTTCCTCCAAGCACAGTACCACAG TTTGAAGTTGGAGTGTGACAAACTGGCTTCAGAGAAGTCTGAGATGCAGCGTCACTACATCATG TACTATGAGATGTCTTACGGACTCAACATTGAAATGCACAAACAG gctgaaatagtGAAGAGACTGAACGGGATCTGCGCTCAGGTGCTGCCATACCTGTCCCAAGAG caccagcagcaggtgaTGGGAGCCATAGAAAGAGCCAAACAAGTCACACCCCCTGAGATGAACTCCATCATTCGG CAACAGCTGCAGGTCCAGCACCTGTCCCAGCTGCAGGGTCTGGCTCTGCCAGTGGCCCCGCTTCCTCTGGGCCTGACCCCCCCCACCATGCCGGCCGTGTCCTCGAGCTCAGGCCTGCtttccctctcctccatcttggcCAACTACTCCCACGGCCAAGCCCAGGCCGCCAAGGAGGACAAGGCCCGGGAAGCCGCAGAGAGGGCGCCGCGAGGGGAGGACGGAGACAAGTCCGACTAG
- the LOC128747151 gene encoding phospholipid phosphatase 2-like — MTEQRNKVLLVVVDVLCVFVAALPSAILTLTFRPYQRAIDCDDESIKQPYRRDTISHGTMAAVTISCSILIITTGEAYLVHTKRLRSNSHFNQYLSALYKIVGTYLFGAAVSQSLTDLAKFTIGRPRPNFLAVCAPAVCNGYMLQINCTGNPRNVTESRLSFYSGHSSFGMYCMLFLSFYIQARMQGKWTRLVRPTIQFFLVAFSLYVGYTRVSDNKHHWGDVLVGLLQGALIAVLTVRYVSDFFKQRPPPCTQVDEAEVETLERKPNPHPPDSQRSNHYNYSGPV; from the exons CTGCTCTGCCCTCCGCCATCCTGACGCTGACGTTCCGTCCGTACCAGCGAGCCATCGACTGTGACGACGAGAGCATCAAGCAGCCCTACAGACGAGACACCATCTCCCACGGGACCATGGCGGCCGTGACCATCTCCTGCTCCATCCTCATC ATTACCACCGGAGAGGCCTACCTGGTCCACACCAAGCGCCTGCGCTCCAACTCCCACTTCAACCAGTACCTGTCGGCGCTTTACAAGATCGTGGGCACCTATCTGTTCGGGGCCGCGGTCAGTCAGTCGCTCACCGACCTGGCCAAGTTCACCATCGGACGGCCACGTCCCAACTTCCTGGCAGTGTGCGCTCCGGCCGTGTGCAACGGCTACATGCTGCAGATCAACTGCACTGGCAACCCACGCAACGTGACGGAGTCCAG GTTGTCGTTCTACTCTGGACACTCGTCCTTCGGGATGTACTGCATGCTCTTTTTGTCG TTCTACATTCAGGCCCGGATGCAGGGGAAGTGGACCCGCCTGGTCCGGCCCACAATCCAGTTCTTCCTGGTGGCGTTCTCTCTCTACGTGGGCTACACCCGAGTGTCTGACAACAAGCACCACTGGGGCGACGTGCTGGTGGGGCTTCTGCAGGGGGCGCTCATCGCCGTGCTAACG GTGAGGTATGTGTCCGACTTCTTCAAGCAGCGCCCGCCGCCGTGCACGCAAGTCGACGAGGCCGAGGTGGAGACCCTGGAGCGGAAACCCAACCCACACCCTCCGGACTCGCAGCGCAGTAACCACTACAACTACTCCGGACCTGTATGA